A single region of the Thermoleophilum album genome encodes:
- a CDS encoding OmpA/MotB family protein, whose protein sequence is MAGHRGSRRRRAGHGEHENEERWLLTYSDMITLLMALFIVMFAISNVNKSKLEALRQSLEDAFSGAILPGGHTVRQVAPPSRTPAPPQPGQAQSNLVDNEQNRDEIEFREIKRRLDRYVRIRHLEGQIRTLIDQRGLVIRLLTDRILFDSGSADLKPGARPILSEVASMLKLRAGLPVSVEGHTDPVPISGRYPSNWELSTARAARVVRALIAYGVPAQSMSATGYAWLHPIASNATASGRARNRRVEVVLLRSGRGTASSGVGPLTSSLRVSITSGAVPLR, encoded by the coding sequence ATGGCCGGGCATCGCGGATCGCGGCGGCGCCGTGCTGGGCACGGCGAACACGAAAACGAGGAGCGCTGGCTCCTCACCTACTCGGACATGATCACTTTGTTGATGGCGCTGTTCATCGTGATGTTCGCGATATCGAACGTCAACAAGTCGAAACTCGAAGCGCTGCGGCAATCGCTGGAGGATGCGTTTTCAGGTGCGATCCTGCCCGGCGGGCACACGGTACGCCAGGTAGCGCCACCTTCACGTACGCCGGCACCGCCGCAACCAGGGCAAGCGCAATCGAACCTCGTCGACAACGAGCAGAACCGCGACGAGATCGAGTTTCGCGAGATCAAGCGGCGACTCGACCGCTACGTCCGCATACGCCACCTCGAGGGACAGATCCGCACGCTGATCGACCAGCGCGGCTTGGTGATCCGTTTGCTCACCGATCGCATCCTTTTCGACTCCGGATCGGCAGACCTGAAACCGGGAGCCCGCCCGATCCTCAGCGAAGTCGCAAGCATGTTGAAACTGCGCGCAGGTTTGCCGGTGTCCGTCGAAGGTCACACCGATCCCGTGCCGATTAGTGGTCGCTACCCGAGCAACTGGGAACTGTCGACGGCGCGGGCAGCTCGAGTCGTACGCGCGCTGATCGCCTACGGCGTTCCTGCTCAGAGCATGAGCGCGACGGGCTACGCGTGGCTGCACCCGATCGCGTCGAATGCCACTGCGAGCGGGCGGGCTCGCAACCGGCGTGTGGAGGTTGTTCTGCTGCGCAGTGGCCGCGGCACGGCATCTTCCGGGGTCGGACCTCTTACATCTTCGCTGCGCGTGTCGATCACTTCGGGTGCAGTGCCGTTGCGCTAG
- a CDS encoding flagellar basal body-associated FliL family protein has product MGKLLKNKKVLLPVVVLVALLGAWKMVFAKPAEPKHKIEGEVYVLPKEFLVNLADGRYAKVSVALVLAPGVHAAAGGGHGGSSPPEGYGPLPQEAVVRDVIVDQLTQAADSDLIDREARHRLKKRIARAIEHESDVKVEEVLFTDVTVQ; this is encoded by the coding sequence ATGGGCAAGCTGCTCAAAAACAAAAAAGTGCTTTTACCCGTGGTGGTGTTGGTCGCGCTGCTAGGCGCCTGGAAGATGGTGTTTGCCAAACCCGCCGAGCCAAAGCACAAGATCGAGGGCGAGGTCTACGTCCTGCCGAAAGAGTTCCTCGTCAACCTCGCCGATGGTCGCTACGCGAAGGTGAGTGTGGCTTTGGTTCTCGCGCCCGGTGTGCACGCAGCTGCTGGGGGCGGACATGGTGGGTCGTCGCCGCCGGAGGGTTACGGCCCGCTTCCCCAGGAGGCCGTGGTGCGCGACGTGATCGTCGACCAACTGACACAAGCCGCCGACAGCGATCTGATCGACCGCGAAGCTCGGCACCGCCTGAAAAAACGGATCGCGCGCGCGATCGAACACGAGAGTGACGTGAAGGTCGAGGAAGTGCTGTTCACCGACGTCACCGTGCAGTGA
- the fliN gene encoding flagellar motor switch protein FliN: protein MADEIQYEQLADDGAAQSSSDLERLGDVEVEVSVEIGRRRLTIAETLELAPGSLIALGRPAGDPVDLLVNGRRIGRGEVVVIDDEFGIRVTEVVSPRRRAESSRAAAGGEPASTGADGEPVA from the coding sequence GTGGCCGACGAGATCCAGTACGAACAGCTTGCTGACGACGGTGCCGCGCAGTCGAGCTCCGACCTCGAGCGTCTTGGCGACGTCGAGGTCGAGGTGAGCGTCGAGATCGGGCGGCGTCGATTGACGATCGCCGAGACGCTCGAGCTCGCCCCCGGGTCGCTGATCGCGCTCGGGCGTCCGGCTGGCGACCCCGTCGACCTGCTCGTCAACGGGCGTCGCATCGGCCGCGGCGAGGTGGTAGTGATCGACGACGAGTTCGGGATCCGGGTCACCGAGGTCGTCTCACCACGCCGTCGTGCGGAGAGCTCGCGTGCAGCCGCTGGCGGCGAGCCGGCAAGCACCGGCGCCGACGGCGAGCCCGTCGCCTGA
- the fliO gene encoding flagellar biosynthetic protein FliO: protein MAVWPTVALAAARDLGERTPVDLGSGAPATQAASGGGGFARTVLGLAVVVALIYGIYWALRRFKLGASAPAHGTALSQLAALPLGPGKSLHLVRVGREVVLVAASERQVQAICRFRERDAAVQGLLVDEEPGSAPTGAAHRGRTIGELIDRLRQMTVRG, encoded by the coding sequence TTGGCGGTCTGGCCCACGGTGGCGCTCGCTGCCGCCCGCGATCTCGGCGAGCGCACGCCCGTCGATCTCGGTTCCGGCGCGCCGGCGACACAGGCGGCGAGCGGGGGCGGCGGCTTCGCTCGCACGGTGCTCGGGCTGGCGGTCGTAGTCGCTTTGATCTACGGGATCTACTGGGCGCTCCGGCGGTTCAAACTCGGGGCGAGCGCGCCCGCCCACGGTACAGCACTGAGCCAGCTCGCCGCACTGCCGCTGGGGCCAGGGAAGTCGCTGCATCTGGTACGCGTCGGTCGTGAGGTAGTTCTTGTCGCCGCCAGCGAGCGGCAGGTGCAGGCGATCTGCCGTTTCCGGGAGCGCGACGCCGCCGTGCAGGGGCTCCTCGTCGACGAAGAACCCGGCAGCGCACCGACCGGAGCGGCGCACCGAGGCCGGACTATCGGCGAGCTGATCGACCGCTTGCGTCAGATGACGGTGCGCGGATGA